A part of Amblyraja radiata isolate CabotCenter1 chromosome 35, sAmbRad1.1.pri, whole genome shotgun sequence genomic DNA contains:
- the LOC116966053 gene encoding zinc finger protein 653-like, protein MLVQKQNSSLISCTKTFISVQNHVNLVHRKGKTKVCSHPGCGKRFYLSNHLRRHMIIHSGVRDFICETCGKSFKRKNHLEVHRRTHTGETPLQCEICGYQCRQRASLNWHMKKHDTEIQYNFTCEYCGKKFEKMDSVKFHKLKSHPECQTM, encoded by the exons AtgttagtgcaaaaacaaaactctTCCCTCATTTCATGTACAAAAACTTTTATCTCTGTCCAGAATCACGTCAACCTGGTGCACAGAAAGGGGAAAACGAAAGTCTGCTCGCACCCAGGTTGTGGGAAGAGGTTTTATTTATCAAATCACCTGCGGAGACACATGATCATTCACTCAG GAGTGCGAGATTTTATTTGTGAAACTTGTGGGAAATCATTCAAAAGGAAGAATCATCTTGAAGTCCATCGAAGGACACACACtggggaaacaccgctcca GTGTGAAATCTGTGGATATCAGTGTCGACAGAGAGCTTCACTAAACTGGCACATGAAGAAACACGACACGGAGATACAGTACAACTTCACCTGTGAATACTGTGGCAAGAAGTTTGAGAAAATGGACAGTGTCAAATTTCACAAGTTAAAAAGTCACCCTGAGTGTCAGACCATGTGA